The proteins below are encoded in one region of Sulfolobus sp. A20:
- a CDS encoding trimeric intracellular cation channel family protein codes for MKYLITLGIVAFAISGALKGIKKDMDILGVLVLGFSTALGGGIIADLLLGKTPPINLVYYPYPLTAFLSSLATFIFYKIFTNVKKPLIYADAIGLAAFASAGASLAYSISPNPLLVMFIGTITAVGGGVIRDILSNETPLVLRREFYATAAIIGSLIYFAVRSVFNEASALEFSFLITLTLRILAIRFNWELPRREINSS; via the coding sequence TTGAAGTATTTAATTACGTTAGGAATAGTTGCTTTCGCGATTTCTGGAGCTTTAAAAGGAATTAAGAAAGACATGGATATTTTGGGGGTATTGGTCTTAGGCTTTTCCACGGCTTTGGGAGGAGGGATAATTGCTGATTTATTATTAGGGAAGACTCCCCCTATTAACTTAGTTTACTATCCCTATCCTCTAACCGCCTTTTTATCAAGTCTCGCCACTTTCATTTTCTATAAGATTTTTACTAATGTTAAAAAACCACTAATTTACGCTGACGCTATAGGATTAGCTGCATTTGCTTCAGCTGGAGCGTCGTTAGCTTACTCGATCTCTCCAAATCCTTTATTAGTAATGTTCATAGGTACAATTACAGCTGTAGGAGGAGGAGTTATAAGGGACATTTTATCAAATGAGACTCCTCTGGTATTAAGAAGGGAATTTTACGCTACTGCAGCCATAATAGGTTCATTAATCTACTTCGCTGTAAGAAGTGTTTTTAATGAAGCTAGCGCATTGGAGTTTTCCTTCTTAATAACACTAACGTTAAGAATATTAGCCATAAGGTTTAACTGGGAGTTACCTAGGAGAGAAATTAATTCTTCATGA